Proteins found in one Mangifera indica cultivar Alphonso chromosome 15, CATAS_Mindica_2.1, whole genome shotgun sequence genomic segment:
- the LOC123197632 gene encoding transcription factor DICHOTOMA-like, whose translation MFSSDASINHFTSFSSSYHHFPSLFAGYDTNNYCLLNYQHDPLSGALCPSNPRTTESFTNMPFSADATMGRQDTDCLTEECFDHSDFMGTCKRPAARKDRHSKIYTAQGYRDRRVRLSIEIAREFFDLQDMLGFDKASKTLEWLLMKSRNAIQELEMMKKNNNEDMERTVSKSKTPVGVSEENQTEMATQKDAFHQLIPKESRDKKRARARQRTKEKMCTTKINEGKEGSNTSSQILIQSRSFTQFKACESNMESSEDAPENLATVLEDSIALKTNMNLSSIIASQQSPGMSKESANCSTNNYNHNLTQNLDISSAIPHSTFCAITNMNLSAGLYLYGKNWEAYSRESQH comes from the exons ATGTTCTCTTCCGATGCCAGCATCAACCATTTTACAAGCTTTTCTTCCTCTTACCACcattttccttctttatttgCTGGCTATGACACCAACAACTACTGTTTGCTCAACTACCAACATGATCCACTCAGTGGTGCACTGTGCCCCTCAAATCCCCGGACGACTGAATCTTTCACTAACATGCCCTTTTCAGCCGATGCAACCATGGGAAGGCAAGATACTGATTGCCTGACCGAAGAATGTTTTGATCATTCAGATTTTATGGGAACCTGCAAGAGACCGGCTGCAAGGAAAGATCGGCACAGTAAGATTTACACAGCTCAAGGTTATAGAGATCGAAGAGTGAGACTCTCCATTGAGATTGCCCGCGAGTTCTTTGATCTTCAAGACATGCTAGGGTTTGACAAAGCGAGCAAAACGCTAGAGTGGCTGCTAATGAAATCAAGAAATGCCATCCAAGAATTAGAAATGATGAAGAAAAACAACAATGAAGATATGGAGAGGACCGTTTCGAAAAGTAAGACTCCTGTGGGTGTTTCTGAAGAGAACCAGACTGAAATGGCAACTCAGAAAGATGCATTTCATCAACTTATTCCAAAGGAAAGCAGGGACAAGAAGAGGGCAAGGGCGAGGCAAAGGACTAAAGAAAAGATGTGCACTACAAAGATCAACGAGGGGAAAGAAGGGTCCAACACAAGCTCCCAAATCTTAATCCAATCAAGGTCCTTCACCCAATTCAAAGCTTGTGAATCAAACATGGAGTCCTCCGAGGATGCACCAGAAAATCTTGCGACGGTTTTGGAGGACTCCATTGCACTGAAAACGAATATGAATTTATCTTCAATTATTGCTTCTCAACAAAGCCCTGGAATGTCAAAAGAATCTGCAAATTGCAGTACAAACAACTATAATCACAATCTAACTCAAAATTTGGATATCAGTAGTGCAATCCCCCACTCTACCTTTTGTGCTATCACCAACATGAATCTGTCTGCAG GACTCTATCTTTATGGCAAAAACTGGGAGGCATACAGCAGAGAGAGTCAACACTGA